The DNA region CTGAAGATAATCTTTGAGAGACGTCCGATTATCTGACTTTGATtgcaagggagggaaaatgtcagtatgtgtgtagcCCGCTAACTCCTCACAGCTTTTATTACGGCGATCTTTACAAACACCATGCCTTTTGTCCCTAATGGCCACCGTACCTTCCCTTGTCTCCGGTCCTGCAGAAGTGagccaaaacaaataaaaaaacgctCCTATAATATGTCACCCACCTCATGTTTTGCCACTTGTTTTAAAGGAGGCATATTATGTATTTTCTTCagaatttaaaatgtgtgtcgAAGTAACGTCTCTTCTTAGACCCCCTCTGAAATCAGACGTTTTTTCAGTCTGCTCCCCTCTACTGCTGGGCGGAGGTAGGGGGTTTGGACGAGGCAAGCGGCTACTCCTTGGGGAAGTGACAGCTCAGAGTGTGAAGGAAAAAGCAAACGTCTATTAAAAACAGTAAAAGCATGGATTGgttttcactcgtggaggcatCACTTCAGCACCAAGTTACACTTGTCAATTGGTGTGCGAATCTGTGAATGACACAAAGTCGAGTATATGCGGATTCTCTAAGCGCTGATAGCTAACGCTTATATGTGCATTCAACAACATTATAGCGTTGCTTAACGTTTGGCTTTAGTGTGTTATGTATAGTCCAAATTTGGCAACATCCGAATTGGCTTGTTTATAGGCACCTTTTCAGAACTAGGGAGCTTACGGAGCGTTTACTTGTTTgtgtaattttacacttgatgggtgggcaggcactctaGAGGCTATAccatttgtatacaagccattaaaaggtctgttttccataatatgtcccctttagaACAATAAAAATGGGCCGGGGGAGGGGCAGCGTTTGGCAGGCCAAGTTGGCTGGAAATTGCGATGTGTCAACAGCGTGGGCAACAACTCCACAAACTCAGTAGTGACCTAGGACGATGACTCCCACCAAACGCAGTTCTTCGTACTCCAAACATTAGGTAAATAAGATATTGaggaacaaaacaaatctgttaCTCACTCTGTGAATGGGTGGTATGTTACGTTAGCAATTATCCCTTGTGACCGTCTTTCTTCCAACTTTTAATTTACGATAGTGCCTCGACTTcgtctttgtctttgtgtggCGCTACTCACGGCTGATCTCCTCATGCTGCTCCACGCCTGCGACACGGGCCGGCTGCTCTTGGTCTCGACGACCTCGGAGCCCAGGGACAAGTGGGGGATGTAGTGTCTCTGCCTGGACTGCACGGTCATCTGGTAGGCCACCTCAAAGGCCTGGCCCAGCGTTAGGATGATCTCGTATGTCTGCGTCTGTGTCAGGAGATCGTGTATTCGTCACATGGTCATGAACGTGACGATTGCGGTAGCTTCGATTGTTCGTCgtgattattctttttttttattattcacctTTTTGAGGGTTTTCCCATGTTAACAAAAATTGGCTCAGTAGTGCCCATGGGAATTTtgtgaaaattcagcccccccAAACCGACTTTCACTTAGCACTGCGAGATTAGGTAGacgcaaaaaagtctcaagcacTGAAAAGAGACAGGAAGTCTGTCACTTTGGTATTTACAAGGGTCCTTTAAAGAAAAATTCATccgatagattttttttttctgattgctaccaaatgtCAACCACGGTTACCAGACAGATGGGGGAagataaattgtgaaaaatgttagTTTTTCTTACTGCGTGTGAGAGGACCATGCTGTCAAAGTTTGGTGAAAGAAAACTAATAATACCACTCCCAAATTCAACCCTCAAGGCCAGTTTTACTTAGGAACATGAATTTTGGTCGTGACGTCAATCATGAGGTAGACTCACAAATAAATCTCAAGACcccatgcccgaaaagacacaggaagtctgccattttggtttgaagcgtcCAGTTTCGGGTCATTTCCAGTGGTCACCTCCAACTCCTGAAGATTATTTTTCGATTGCCACCAAATTGCAACCATCTGTACCAGACAGACGCTTAATTGTGAAAACTATCAAATATTTTCTCTGCTTCTTGGGGGCGCATGACCCAGAAAGGTGATGCTAAATTGCGAACATTTTAGTTTCCATCACTGCACTGCCAGTGTatgtgggtggagcatggcAGCAAAATTTGATGACTTGTTATAAAACACTCAACTCTTAATAGCTTAAGCCTGAGGTAAAGTTAATTATATATTTGCGACTAATCGAGATGTCTCCACAACTGAGCAGCTGTTGTACATGTAAATGTCAAGTTTATCAGGGGGAGACACTTTAATCAAGCCGTTCAACAAGCCAAtccaaggaaggaaggaagctaCAGGCTGCTTTCACAGTGGGAACtctcaaataattattaaagctgcaagcagaAATGAGTGAGCCCTCGCCGCTTGcccctaaaatggccgcttcaaaccaaagtgGCAGACTTGCTGTTTCCTTTagggcatgggttcttgagagaTTTTTGTAGGTCTATTCATGATAGAAATGTCAACTAAATCTCATTTTGCTAACTGAAGCTGGCTTTAGGGGCTGAattttggagtggccttgtGAGACTTTCGGGTTTTATGGTGAGCTTTCGAACTTTGACAGTTTGCCTCTACCACACATACTGACACACATTCAAATTCCTTGCGGCTAGTTTCATGAAATACATGGTTACAATTTGGTATCAATTGTACAAAATCTCTGGGACAAGTTAGTCTTTGAAGGATCCCTGGAACTGGCCAAAATGACTATAAAATTGCAGCTTCAAACCAGATCAGaactttttgggcatggcttttTTGTGTGCATCTACTCATTTTAGACTAGTCTACAAGAGTTCATCTTGCttggtgaaactggctttgaggGATGAATTTTCAAAAGTTTTCAGTTTTGGGCGTATCTTCTTACCACCTCCACCGTGCTGAAGACGTGACAGAAATGGTGGCCGCTCTTCAGGTCTTTGGTGATGTAGGCGAACGTGCACAGGTCGTCCGGGTCCTGGGCGGCACACGAGATGTTCCGAATCTCGTGCTCTGCGACTATAGCCTGACGGAGGAGACGGGAAGGAATCAATAAACGCAAATCTAGCTGTGGGCTCTCCCTGACGTTCCTCGTTTGTCACCTTTGTGGCTGCGTCGATGAACTTAACCCCCCTGTAGGTAATGGAGAGAATAACAACAGGACCCTTTCTGGAATCCTTTGATTTCTGCAAAGAAAACAGCACTCTTTTGTAAATAATGCTGATTTAAAAATCGATATGTTTTGAGGAATACTTGCCCTAATTTTAGCACAGGCATCTTGTGTGGATTCGATCCCCCGTAGATCCCTGATTATCATTGAACCTAAGTACTGCCGTTAGAACACATCAGGTCAGATGGTCTCAAAGAAGCTttaataaatcataaataatgCTCCGTTTTAATTGATATTgagatttattttgttatttattatatatttattatttcattcatacaaaaaagacaaagtccAAAATTTgagatgaataaatacaaatctattGTCCCAGTGACATACAATGTTCATTACTGATTGTAGAGGCAGTTGTTCTTTGGTAAGTTCTTGTACAGTCATTAgactgtgcaagtgtacctaatgacaTGTCCAGTGAGAGTATATTGATGATCAAAGTGGTTAGGGGGACTTACAGTTGCCTCGTACCCGCAGGCGTCCAGGATGAGCTTCTCGGGCTGGTGGTGCCATGCGGACACGGTGGCGTAGGTAGCAGAGTGGCTCGGCGGCCGTAGGTTCACGCGAGATTCTTTGTGTCGCTCGCCGTGTCGGTCCTGCGATGACGGACACGTTCATTAATAAACTCTGAATGTTTGCTATCTGGGCAGCACGGTGTGCGAGTGGAGTAAGATTTCCTCTGGCGTTGCACACGCGTGACTGTTTGAGTTTGTGCCGCGCTTTTTGACCTTTAGCGAAGGCTAACATTTGACGGTGGCGGTGGAGTTATTCTTGGCGCTTTGACCTGAGGAACGAGCGAAACGTCACGTAAGAGCTGCTAGAGTTCATGACAGCGGGACCCAGATGTTGGCCGGGTTCACGTGTTAAGTCAACTCACTAGCGAGGACAGCCGCTGACACGTGTGACACATCTGTTTCGGACGGACGCCTTCGTTCGCTGCGATGTTGTGCAGCTCGACCAGCTTCCTCGTTAAAACCTCAAAAGCACCCATCGTCACAAAATGAAATTCATTTGTATCAATCTTAGCAGTAATATTAAgaataacaattaaaataagACTATTTGTACTTGTTTATGATTCtcatgatgattattattattattttaatgttttggctctttttattatttgtataatgttttaatgttgttaTCAATGTTAACgtataaaaaatgcattatattgtcattatattaaatcaattatacaaattaaaaaagaaaacatttaatataTACATCATATCATGAATAAtacaatcatatttttaaatgacaataatACCTTATAAACTATATATCATGTGTATTCTAACTAACTAAATTAGtatattaattttatatttaatgccttggaaattcttttgtagtCTTCTCCTGAATGATACTTTTGAACAATGCGATCCCTCGAATGCAGAGGAAGCGCTCTGCGAACTGTGGCTTTTGCTGCAAGATGTGACTACACAAATGTCagggaaagcctactagaacagctgaactttgcTTGGGTTTAGGGCACTTTAAAAGGtgccaggtgtgtgctgactcccatttaacatgagttgaatgtgattggttaattctttatttttacctcccctcttgaaaacatttcaaaaaaatcaaCTTGTCAAACGAATCCAACAATTTGttcaggttataggtcacattatgGTAGAATGGTGGAAAAACGATTCATCCTGgtctcatttgttttatataacaAAAACCTGGCACTTGAACAGGGGTGctttgactttttatatctacaATAGTAAGTCCAATTTCAAGTTGTAAAGCTCGAGAGTGGTTGTAGAACTACAAGAAGAAAGGATAAAAGGACGAAACCAAAGGAGGAACTCACGACAGAGCGCGGCCGCTCACAGTAGGAACGCAGAGAGACGCTACAGTCCTGATccggtcctcctcctcctcctcgccggcGCCGATCGGCCTCGCCCGGGGGCAGCAGCATGTCCATGGAGCGACTGGTGTAGGGGTCCATCTGGCCCAAGGGGCAAGTGGTCTGGGACAGGAGGTCGTGGAACTGAGAGGCATAGAAAAGGCACGCAAACACGTCACGGGATGATGAAACAATATTTAGACAGCCGCGTCGCCCTCAGCTTTCCTGATCGCGATCCAACATTCATCCTCAACAATACAACAGTGATTCGTGTTACATTACAACGCTAAGTTTCTATTGGCTGTGTTCTCGGTCTTAAAATGTCCTGTTTCTACTGAATGGTAAGCCTTTATTTCGTTTTGCATTTCCATTGTCAAAAAttgggtaaaaaataaaaaaagtaccaAAATAACAGGTAACAGTCTTCCTGACTTCATGTCTTGTTCTTAGTTTTTCAACTGTCCAAAACACTACCAAAAATCGGGCTGCACTACGTTTCCATTTATTAACCACCAATTGGTGCAATAAGATGTGATTGATAGTTCTtgctttacttgagtagttttttgcCCATATCTGAAACGTTTGGGGACAGATGAAAATTGTCTTCCTGAATGGTCCGGTTCCACTGAGCaggaaatgttttgtgtttttaggcGACCTTCCATGCAGGGTACCACAAACCAATTGGTGCGATAACATTTTATTCCTTCGCCGTAGTAGTTTTTGCCTCAAAGCAACCCACTGTGTTGTTTTCTTGCTGGTGTTATTTATAtctgacattttgacaaaaaaatatatttatatattaatttgggaaaaaataacattgaggcaaccagttcagggtgtaccccgcctcctgcccgatgatagctgggataggctccagcgcgcccccgaccctggtgaggagaagcggctcagaaaatggatggatggatggaaaataacatTGACATATTTGTCAATGTTATTTGTTGCAAATACAATTTTGGCCTTGACCGATGCACTCGTTGCTAAAAATGAATCGCCTAATTGACTACGGAAGTTCCGCCAAGTTTGCGGTTAAGGAAAtcttaaaattacacattttgctgcatttttaacgaatatttttaattttccatTATCTGCTGAAAACTCAAAAGCTTTAAAGACTTTTACTGGAAAATAGATCAAATTCATGTGAGGTGGAGTCAATATTTACACTATTAACTCCTCTTAAGCATACAGTAGTAAATCTCCAATTCTgagcaaaatctttttttgaattagaaaaaatacatactgtTCATTTCAACAATGTGGAAGCATTGAGAATCACTAACCACAAAATTGCCACCTGCAAAAAGCCATGACGAGTCACGGTTTGCTTCGCCTGTTTGTGCTGTCTAAGGAAGTCAGAGAGCGATGAAGTCCTCACCATGATAGGAGACAGACGTCTGGACTTGGAGGGCGCCTCCTCGTAGGGTCTCTCGGCCAGAGAGGCGATGATCCGCTTCCTGTGGCCCAGCGGACCCACTCTGATCACCTacagtggcaaaaaaagaccatCCAATAAGGCATTCCGAGCAgccatttcaaacaaaaactaataagAGTGGCCTCCAAAACCCACTGACTCGGCGGCACAAGCCCCCTTGACTGCCCATCAATAATTCAGTCTCAATCTGTTTTACCATCAGCTTGGAGTACGCTACTGTCTCTTTCCTGGGAACGCTCCATAATTCACGAGGCGTCTTTGTGCATCGTGCTTAAATAACCCAGTGAGCCCGTTACGGTTGCAAAATAGGAAACACAGTATGACCGCAAATAGAGGCCGTACCACCAAGAAACATTGAATGACACATTGATTGACTGACTACTCCACCAACCAACTGACTTACtgaaaactaataaaataactAACCACAGTAACTAACTGAATGATGCATCACTGAAAGAACTAACTGACTGAATGAGTGACTGGCTAACCAATTGACTGACTAGatagctaactaactaactgagtGACCACAGTAACTAACGGACTGACCCCTAACTAACTGACAAGCtaattgactgactgactgactggaaGCTAACTAACCTCCTCACTGAGTAGCTACCTAACTTACTAACTAACCACAGTAACTCAATAACTGTCTCCTCGCTAACTGTCAAGCAAattaactgactgactgaccaaCATATAAATTCACTTAGTGAATGACTGACCAACAAACTGACCACTTGGCtgactaactgactgactgactcacTAAAGACTAACAAACCAACTCACTAACTGGCTAACTAAGTGACTGACTTATTCACTGATTGACTGACTAACCACAATAACTGACTGACTACTAACTGATTAATTGACTGACCAACACACATGCTGGCTGAGTGACTGACTAAAAACTAACTGACTGACCAGCTAACTCACTCTGACAAACTGGCAAACCACAGTAACTGATTTACTCCTCCCCAACTGACAAACTAATGACCAGACTGATTGACTGACCAACTGACCAACCGACAAACTAACTAATTGACCGACTGAACACTTACTGACCGACTTGTTAACTAACTGACTGACCACAGGATCTAACTAACTGACGACTAACAACTACTAAACTGTTCACCAGTAGAAGTCACTTGTAaagtaataaacaaataataaaagagATGCCTCACTCTTCCCGTCAGGGAAGCGTTAAACGCAATGACCTGAATGGTTTTAGTTGCTATTTTTCACACATTGAGGTGTGAACAGCTAAACCAGTTTAaatctgttgctaaccaaaacagccgCACTTACCAGAGGCACCAGACCAGCAGCAGCTTTTTATACTGAGATAAAAAAAAGATCTGACATTCAATTGATTCTGTCATTTATACAGAACTTTTCAACTCCAGTTTGACGCGTTGTAATTTGAATCGATGCCTCATTTTAATCACGAAACCCCTCCCGTACGATAGTTGAATCCTCTTTTCGTGCATTTTAAGAGGCTGGCCTTCTCAATGCATGTTCCTCCCTGTTAAACTGTGATTATAGTCGTCAGAGGTTGTTAGTTTTATGGAGTCAAAACTCCTTTCTATTGTATACATTAGCATAATTGCCTATTAGCACACTAGTGCCTGTTATTAACAGTTCCGCACGCAATTCCCTTTGCCGCTACTAGATCTTCCGTTACagacgtcgtcgtcgtcgtgtgCATCTCTTTTTATTTGAAGCCTTCAATTATTCATCCCGTCTCGGGGAAGAACTGGTCTGGAAGTCTCGCATTCCCACGGCGGTTAGAGGTTGTGTAAAGATGGCGTATGGGAACGTAAAGCGGTTTGTAGGTCACGGCAATACTCGGTTTGCCGTGAGATGCTGCAAAGCGTGGCGGAGAtgtaagaagaaaaagaaagggggtggggggaaagaAGGGACGCTTAAAGAAAGTCTGCGGAACGTAACCATGGCAACACGCTGCGTGTTCTCAACCTCTGCTCGGCAGTTAGCACGCTAACTAAAGAAAACACCAGGAGAAAGCGAACTTCTTGGATTGTGTTATTTTTGCCACAATGGATGATTGTGACTTCCTCGCCAAATTCTACTAAATCGTCAATTATTTATGGTAACCCGAGCTAAAGTAAGTcacgaaaaacaaaacatctttcGAGGGTGTTGAAAAAGGGCAAAAACCCAATTGCGAGAGAGCAGAATACAGGGTGTCCTTGGTTTACCTCGGTTTAATCCTTACTCTAAGTGGCTTTGTATAAGGGGATATTGTCACTTTAAAACATTCACTGGTTTTTATGAGGCACCCAAATAACCTCCCCAGGCCATTGAATATCACCCACAGACAGCTGGCTCGTTTTCATATCGATTACACCGCTAACTAAGTAGTGTAATTGTACTGTTGATCTGAAACCTGATTCTGAAACGAAGTGTAGACTAGGGATGTTCAGTAAAGTATTTACTCTTGACTACTCACCGATACCGAGTACCGATAACACGAGTACTTTTGATGCAATTTCAATGAACAGAATGACAGATGATTGTTAACaaagatctttctttctttccgacGCACTTGATGATTCGCTGATGTGTCAagcaactactggcgaggaagACTTACTCATTGTCAgatattaatttattcatttatttttaagtatgaGTAGCTGGTattggcagccttcacgagtatcagataccttgaaataagggcGGTATCGGCCCGATACTGATATCTGGTATCGCTGGTACCAGGGCCGCCATGACGTTACAGAATACGTTATCGCGTCCCTGCAGTGTAAATATTGTGATGTTTCACATTTTTCACACCCCGAGttgtttatttaatgttaaGACCAAAATGAAATTATTCCATTTTGAATAGGGCTGTAACGTAGCAAAAGTGGATGTGGACTACTTTCTGGATGGACTGTGAGTGTGTATTGAAATGGTGTTGTGTAGTTCACTGGCAGCCGCTTACATTGATGATCTCCAGCTCCCACAGGTTCTTGACGCACTCCAGTGTGCGGTAGCCACTAGAAAGGAAGTTGGGCAGATACTCGTGCAGGCCCAGTCCGTCCAGCCACGAGGCCAGAGATGTGCTACCGTCGCAGCCCAGAGCTTTGACCTGCAGCAGGAACGTCACAAGGGAGAGTCCCTCTAACCACACTTAAGCGCGGTACACACATACCGCTAATCAGGAcatatttgatcattttacCTGTAGCGGGCTAACTGTTAGCCTTTCTGGTGAACTACGCCGTGTTTGTAAACTTTACACAAtgccatttttattattgttaatgaTTAGGACGTGCGTTATACAAACACTGGACACAACCATTTGCTCCTCAGTTTGTGTCCAGCTATGGttctgtttcacgtcacaaCCACGGAGTCCATGGATTCACTGAACCTTTAACATTTAGGATAGTTGGCCCTAGGCATGGGCCTGTATCAGATTCTAACCGTATGATAACCGTGAATAAAAATATTGCAGTTTCAGGATATCACGGTTATGCAATTAgagctctaaaatgtattattttgaaatgaatgaatcgtGAATTTATAATATGTtataaatcactttttttccatgGAATGTGCTCTGAAGGCCCattagtaaatgtaaaaatacaagaACCAATTGAATTTTTCCAAATAGAAAAATGTAGTACAAAAGGAAAAGTACTTTTGTATTTCTTAGAAAAAGTACTTCTCCTCTCCTGAGCTTTATGGAGTAGCGTCAGAGCGAAACCACTGATAGGAAGTTTCAGTGGTTGTGAAAATCGCGGTATACCTTCAAACTGGTACACATGccgagaatattttttttccccctccccgaTTTGTCATTTTCCCAGCAGATtccaaaaattttttaaaaatcactgtTAACATAATACCCCACACAACATCCCCATCCATcaattgggcctttgctgactttgatcgcaagGAAGGGAAAATGGTCAAATTTGTCCCGATTGCCAGTATGTGTGTAGCCTGCCTCAGACATTTAATAATGCCACAAAATGTCAAATGACGGACACCACGTGCATCCTGTGGGGACCATAattcttaaaataatacatCCAAACATAACACACAGAAACCGAGAACATTTATTCACTCGTGAGgtgagtttgtttgtttatttgctggCTTTGGAGTACCTTGGGCAGTCCGCGTGCTGCGTGCAGGATTTTCTTCCTGTGTCCCGGGTCGGTGATCCCAATGTCTCGGAGATCCTGGTCCTCCATCACGTTACTTCCCTGCACGTGCACAAACGCAGGAGATGCGTACAAATAAACACAACCACTCTCATGCAAAAGAATGATGGCAAGCAAATATAAAAGACACTAAATTTGGTGAAGACGTGAAACGTTACATGAAACGTGACATACAGGAAGTCAAATCTCGATTCCACCAGGCAGTACACTTAAGTTGGGTAAAATTGCTGAGCCATACGACTTTCTGCGCATCCTTCTGCTGGGCTCCAAGCCATGGTGGTAACGTACCAATGGGTCCCGTACTGACCAATTGGAATACGAACATCAACTGTACTGTTACACCCCTGGTACATTTTGCATTTCAGGCTTACCGTCGGGTGCAACGTGGTTCGGGATGCGACACCAGAGTGTTGAGCGCACCCCTGACATGAGGTGAGTGGGAGGACAATGAAGTCAAATAAATTGTGCATGGCGCGGCGAGATCAATGTGATGCGGTGCGACGCGTCGGGAACAAAGAAAGCCTCGGTGGATGCATCCACACGAGCTGCCTTCATTGAAACAGGGAAAGAAACAAGGAACATTTAGTGGTTCTTAAAGCAGATCCTTCCATCTGGAGAgagatatactgtagatgtttttatatagtggactaTATATACTGCAGTTTGGTATAAATTCCACTAAAAATCCTTATGGCgtgattagggagtagggaatgagggaatgattccgaacgcagcGACTGCACATAAAGATTCAGACTGAACTCGGGTTTAGTGTTAGGGgtttagggtttagggttaggagTTAGTGGGTTAACTCAAGTAAAACTGTACAAGATAAGCTTTTCTTCTACCACTGTCATTTTCTGTTAAGGTACTTGTACTTTTACCCAAGTACCGCTTTCTTTCTACAAGACTGCTATATGAAGTGACTTCGAACACATCCGTAGAGTGAGCGCGGAAAATGTGCAGCTAAGCGTTTTACCCTCCCCAGTGCGTACTGCTGCATATTGATTGTTCCCGGCCAAGAATGTTAAACTGTTCTGTCTTTGTTCCATACCGCTGCCTCGGCCTCAGAGCCCCACTGCAACCCGATTAATAAATGGTAGCAAGCCATAAATCCAGGATAAGGGCCCGAAATAGACTCTCCCGAGTTCGACGCTGCCGCGGGAGACTCTTGCTCGTCGTCGTCTTTGACGTCACGTGACGGGAAAATGTACGCTTGAGTACTTGCATAGCTAATGAACCGCGTGCCGCTTTTGACATGATGTGCGGCGACTaaccgatgatgatgatgttgatgatgaaaCCGTGCTAGCGCTTCTCTGTCTAGCTGCATGCGTTCGCTAAATTAGCATCGCTCTCTTGACCCGTGCGCCAAATTatctttatttcaatttttggAAAGAGCTCCGGAAGCATGGCGACGCTCAGACATGTGTTCCGCTTTGTGTGTTCACGTCCAGAGCTGGCCCGAAGGCATGTGCCAACTCAGTGGCTGCTTGGGGCCCCTGGCCACTAGGGGGCCCTCAAAAAGCGTGAGGATTTTTTATAAACTTATGAAATAAGTGATCCGAACATCAAATCCTAAACAATGTTCCCTGCATATTCACAATTCGTTGAAAATCTCACCGATTTTGATGTTTCTGTGCTCAGGTCAAAGCACTTTCCCAtctaaaagtattgctttggcgctatcttctggcatcttggtgcaaaggaactatgttgaagtgaggaggaggagctttAGTCAGCCTatagccctgtctaatagaaaaggaGTGCTTTCCCGCCATAGCAAATAACGGAAGAACACTGCATCCTGTACAAGTGGTGCATTGACTCCTGAGTTTAGTTCGTACCGTAACGCAATCCATTCATATCTCAAAAAAATTATCCCTCATGTTATGAACTGAAATGACAATTGGTTCTAGCCCCTGAAAAATATTGCAAttctttgttttcatgaaaGATAAATAgaattgtattgtataaaaacgtAATATTCATAGTCACATACTCACAAATTCACTATTTACTGATATTTTTGTATatgttgtctctctctctctatttgtGTAGCTGTAGCTCCCCTTGCCCACATACGAGGGCATAACAGTCCCTTAATTGCTCAATTCTTTCAGTTCACGCCAGTGCTACAGTTGCATTTGTAGTAGTCAAGTGGAGATGAAATAAAATTCTGCTTAAACTGGCACTGTTCACGTCCACATTGGagcgtttttttccccagcagcACCATGGCATGCAATATTCATCGTGGACAGGCACGAGGCGACTGCGCGACACGGACGATTCTCAGTGGACCGTTTGCCACATTAGCTCGGACATAACGGCAACAAAGTGtgctaataaatacaattcaaaaataaataagtaaacagCCCGGAGATGGGACCGACAACGGGCGACCCACTTCCAGGGGAAAATGCTAATCGTTGTGTAAAAATGATGACAATGGGCACACAGCTGTTCGTAATTGATGAGCCCTCCAAAGCTGCCTCTTGGCGCCGTCGTCACGAGCGATGGCGGCAAGAGAGCCTTGCCGCTCAAGCGCTCGCGGGCCGGGACGCCGGGGGGAACTTCTCATGCGGAGCCGGATCTCTGCTGATGACTCTTCGCCCGCCACGAATCTTCAAAATGAGCCTCGGAACTGCTCTACCTTCAAACTCACGTGCAAAGCGAAGAGTCAGGTTTTTGATAACCTGTTTTTATGT from Phycodurus eques isolate BA_2022a chromosome 10, UOR_Pequ_1.1, whole genome shotgun sequence includes:
- the anks1ab gene encoding ankyrin repeat and SAM domain-containing protein 1A isoform X5, whose protein sequence is MGLRQSFTNGACGKALDQPVGEWLERAGLPQYEGKFLLNGFDDLRFMGSNVMEDQDLRDIGITDPGHRKKILHAARGLPKVKALGCDGSTSLASWLDGLGLHEYLPNFLSSGYRTLECVKNLWELEIINVIRVGPLGHRKRIIASLAERPYEEAPSKSRRLSPIMFHDLLSQTTCPLGQMDPYTSRSMDMLLPPGEADRRRRGGGGGPDQDCSVSLRSYCERPRSVDRHGERHKESRVNLRPPSHSATYATVSAWHHQPEKLILDACGYEATYLGSMIIRDLRGIESTQDACAKIRKSKDSRKGPVVILSITYRGVKFIDAATKAIVAEHEIRNISCAAQDPDDLCTFAYITKDLKSGHHFCHVFSTVEVTQTYEIILTLGQAFEVAYQMTVQSRQRHYIPHLSLGSEVVETKSSRPVSQAWSSMRRSAGAPVLECRCCHCHTCTTHRPTFLPLHSVNSGVQVLLFPCLYSPPRCHRTPAHEALPTPPPPCSSSSFPTTAESISLSHLSSPSYLMDAVSASVAV
- the anks1ab gene encoding ankyrin repeat and SAM domain-containing protein 1A isoform X1; translated protein: MALRTPDADPSKVIQTDGKEPGEVTAGFTPAAGNLRLTRTLSKSDSDLLAPPLGEDDGGHAARSGSVSKCKPGQPSKERMPSFASEWDEIEKIMDLIGAGIQTSDKKQASSDGACGKALDQPVGEWLERAGLPQYEGKFLLNGFDDLRFMGSNVMEDQDLRDIGITDPGHRKKILHAARGLPKVKALGCDGSTSLASWLDGLGLHEYLPNFLSSGYRTLECVKNLWELEIINVIRVGPLGHRKRIIASLAERPYEEAPSKSRRLSPIMFHDLLSQTTCPLGQMDPYTSRSMDMLLPPGEADRRRRGGGGGPDQDCSVSLRSYCERPRSVDRHGERHKESRVNLRPPSHSATYATVSAWHHQPEKLILDACGYEATYLGSMIIRDLRGIESTQDACAKIRKSKDSRKGPVVILSITYRGVKFIDAATKAIVAEHEIRNISCAAQDPDDLCTFAYITKDLKSGHHFCHVFSTVEVTQTYEIILTLGQAFEVAYQMTVQSRQRHYIPHLSLGSEVVETKSSRPVSQAWSSMRRSAGAPVLECRCCHCHTCTTHRPTFLPLHSVNSGVQVLLFPCLYSPPRCHRTPAHEALPTPPPPCSSSSFPTTAESISLSHLSSPSYLMDAVSASVAV